The following coding sequences lie in one Haematobia irritans isolate KBUSLIRL chromosome 3, ASM5000362v1, whole genome shotgun sequence genomic window:
- the LOC142231090 gene encoding uncharacterized protein LOC142231090: protein MTRDDNDASEEASGADLSSLKQQRSSMKRNISNMHKKVEKDGAKVDSTILECRLQILESYFKQLCHIQTQIETLSPADTSRSDLEELFITAKAKILGLLNKSRSSIPGDTTLMNASIAGISTQSRLPSLKLPRFDGKYGEYKRFISTFNNMVHENQTITPVDKFNYLLNCLSGPALAVVEAFQVSEENYPKALTRLQERYDNKVLIFLEHINTLFDIPKMAKGDSSSLRNIIDTVSAVRGSLLSLGSEADVMNAILVHLVLNKVDADTKQNYDEKQEYKSLPSWDCCYDVLSLRCQFLESHGKRTEFGEKAKLVKPKQNFNRTAHTFVNSNPNCVYCNSTDHYLQTCSSFSAIAVPDRFNFVKRGGLCINCLRKGHMVSKCPSKSRCRFCNSTHHSVLHIFSPDNSGQSTISNTTTVQPSTSNQNPVSLVARSCKRAIIPTAVVLIKDYCGTFQPVRALLDSGSELNFISEETAKRLRLKFRPYSQEVSGIGEVRTRIKFTVSATIKSRISSFQWSSTFAVTPTIASVQPGEYIYTSNWKIPTDIPLADPLFFKPQHIDILLSAEVFFDLLLDGRISLGYGMPNLTNTVFGYIVGGIASTGQARSNFTCNLMVNSLEVDLDKTLKKFWEVEEYEKNPNMLSEEEAACENHFVENVKLDFDGRVVVRLPFKENPKCLGDSFEAARKRFLSLERRLDRDLQLKSMYKEFMDEYLSLGHMSLYNQPLCGTYYIIPHHCVLRPQSTTTKIRVVFDASSRSSSNKSLNDILMVGPTIQQDLITTLFSFRLHKYAFTADISKMYRQFRIDENDRKYQLILWRNQKDEHLKVYQLNTVTYGLSAAPFLAIRSLFFIADKYSHSHPCGSEVLRNDLYVDDVLTGADDLATLAQKKNELVKILSFHGLELAKWNSNNIMFGSNQDAEITIKTSEDEVAKALGMSWKPKEDVFTYRFELPDVMNPTKRSVLSIVSKIYDLLGLLSPIVIRCKILLQEMWVQNIGWDDPLTEHLKSLWLQIKSDLNYIHKVEVPRYVLTSNDTLGEIHGFADASQRAYGCCIYYRVCLKGEYKTTLLIAKSKVAPIKAQSLPRLELCAAVLLNNTWLKIQPKISSFVSSIYFWTDSKIVLQWLKLHSSTLNCFVANRISELQEKTRNVSWRHVPSKSNPADVVSRGCSAEEISNTIWFSGPSFLEEDITKWPGTEEQLNIEILERRKAAVFVANSSEVNIIDDLLDKHSSYIKFIRIIAYIFRIFNRCPAKKDVNISDVIHLSPDELEEGFWRIVAHIQMWCFGADIKSLSNGGLVNPSLQKLSPFVHEMTLGATTVKILRVGGRLSQAPIPYDARFPALLPKDHRFVKLYIEHVHRSHLHAGAKVLLGLLRQKIWIVNARDVVRKVVRNCVHCFHYKPKLMEQLMGNLPSDRLRAQRPFLIAGVDFCGPFMTSYRIRGKVPYKTYIAVFVCFTSKAVHLELVSDLSTNNFILCLKRFVGRRGIPQKLYCDNATNFVGARNQIKELKESLFRDDVVHDMKSLCCQLGFEFCFIPPRAPHFGGLWEAAVKSTKTLLIKNVGKAYLTFEELQTVIIDVEAILNSRPIAPISNDPNDGEALTPGHLLIGSSLVAVPDKHIDSSQSSLLSRWQRVSFLKQQFWQMWSRDYMLSLQQRSKWFKDNNNIKEGQLVLIHEDNTPPQQWLLARVTKPILGRDGKVRVVELKTKSGICTRPIHKVAPLPNNEEV, encoded by the coding sequence ATGACGAGAGACGATAATGATGCTTCTGAAGAAGCAAGTGGTGCTGATTTGTCTTCTCTTAAACAGCAACGTAGCTCTATGAAGAGGAATATCAGCAACATGCATAAAAAGGTAGAAAAAGATGGTGCAAAAGTAGATTCCACTATTTTAGAGTGTCGTTTGCAAATTTTGGAATCATACTTCAAACAGTTGTGCCACATCCAAACTCAAATAGAAACACTTAGTCCGGCTGACACATCGAGGAGtgatttggaagaacttttcataACAGCAAAGGCAAAAATATTGGGCCTTCTGAACAAAAGTCGTAGTTCTATACCTGGTGATACTACTTTGATGAATGCTTCAATTGCCGGAATTTCAACACAATCTCGTTTGCCTTCGTTGAAATTGCCTCGTTTTGAtggaaaatatggcgagtataaaagatttatttcgacATTTAACAACATGGTCCATGAAAATCAAACTATTACCCCAGTTgataaattcaattatttattgaacTGTCTCAGTGGTCCCGCTTTGGCAGTTGTTGAAGCTTTTCAAGTGTCAGAGGAAAACTACCCGAAAGCACTAACACGGCTCCAGGAACGTTATGACAATAAGGTATTGATTTTTTTGGAACATATCAACACTCTTTTCGATATTCCGAAAATGGCAAAAGGTGATAGCTCATCATTGCGGAATATTATTGACACTGTTTCGGCTGTTCGTGGTTCTTTGTTGTCGCTTGGGTCTGAAGCAGATGTTATGAACGCAATTTTAGTACATTTGGTTTTGAATAAAGTGGATGCAGATACGAAACAGAATTATGATGAAAAACAAGAATATAAATCGTTGCCCTCTTGGGATTGTTGCTATGATGTTTTGAGTCTTCGTTGTCAATTTCTCGAAAGTCATGGAAAAAGGACAGAATTTGGTGAAAAAGCAAAACTTGTCAAGcccaagcaaaattttaatcgcaCTGCCCATACTTTCGTCAATTCAAATCCAAATTGTGTATATTGTAATTCAACTGATCATTATCTGCAAACTTGTTCTTCGTTTTCGGCAATAGCAGTTCCCGatcgttttaattttgtaaaacgcGGTGGCCTGTGCATTAATTGTCTGCGAAAGGGGCATATGGTTTCAAAATGTCCATCAAAATCACGTTGCAGATTTTGTAATTCAACTCACCACTCAGTGTTGCACATTTTTAGTCCAGACAACTCGGGACAGTCAACCATTTCGAATACTACTACAGTGCAACCTTCAACTAGTAATCAAAATCCAGTTTCGCTTGTGGCTCGCTCATGTAAAAGGGCAATCATTCCGACTGCTGTGGTTCTCATCAAAGATTATTGTGGAACTTTTCAACCGGTAAGAGCTTTACTTGATTCCGGCTCCGAACTCAATTTCATTTCAGAAGAAACTGCAAAAAGGCTTCGGCTTAAATTTCGACCATATTCACAAGAAGTTTCGGGAATTGGAGAAGTTAGAACCAGAATTAAATTTACCGTGTCCGCTACAATAAAATCAAGAATTAGTTCGTTCCAGTGGTCCTCAACTTTTGCTGTTACCCCAACAATTGCATCTGTACAGCCCGGTGAGTACATATATACTTCAAATTGGAAAATTCCCACCGATATACCGTTAGCTGacccattgtttttcaaaccgcaACATATTGACATTCTTTTgagtgctgaagtattttttgatttattacttGATGGTCGAATTTCTCTTGGATATGGTATGCCAAACCTTACCAATACTGTTTTTGGATACATTGTTGGTGGTATCGCAAGTACTGGTCAAGCGAGATCTAATTTTACATGCAATTTGATGGTCAATTCTTTAGAAGTGGATCTTGATaaaactctaaaaaaattttgggaagtaGAAGAATACGAAAAGAATCCCAATATGTTGTCCGAAGAAGAAGCAGCATGTGAAAATCACTTTGTTGAAAATgttaaattagattttgatgGAAGAGTTGTGGTCCGCTTGCCATTTAAAGAAAATCCCAAATGTCTCGGCGATTCGTTCGAAGCTGCTCGAAAACGTTTTTTGTCCCTGGAAAGACGTTTAGATCGTGATCTACAATTGAAGTCAATGTATAAAGAATTCATGGATGAGTATTTGTCCCTGGGTCACATGTCGCTCTATAATCAACCGTTATGTGGTACCTATTACATAATACCACATCATTGTGTTTTGAGACCACAAAGTACTACAACAAAAATTAGAGTTGTATTTGATGCATCTTCTCGTAGTTCGTCAAATAAATCATTGAACGATATTTTGATGGTTGGACCAACAATACAACAAGACCTGATCACCACACTATTTTCGTTTCGTTTACACAAGTATGCTTTTACTGCTGATATTTCTAAAATGTATCGACAATTTCGAATAGATGAAAATGATAGAAAATATCAACTCATATTGTGGAGAAATCAAAAAGATGAACATTTAAAGGTATATCAACTGAATACTGTTACCTACGGTTTATCTGCCGCCCCATTTTTGGCGATTCGTAGTTTGTTTTTCATTGCAGATAAATATTCGCACTCGCATCCTTGTGGTTCTGAAGTTTTGCGCAACGATTTATACGTGGATGATGTACTCACCGGCGCTGACGACCTTGCAACGCTGGCTCAAAAGAAAAACGAGCTAGTAAAAATATTAAGTTTCCATGGCCTTGAGTTAGCAAAATGGAACAGCAATAACATCATGTTCGGTTCAAATCAAGATGCAGAAATCACCATTAAAACAAGTGAAGATGAAGTTGCAAAAGCCTTGGGTATGTCTTGGAAACCCAAGGAGGACGTTTTTACTTACCGATTCGAGTTACCAGATGTGATGAATCCTACAAAAAGATCTGTTTTgtcaattgtatcaaaaatctaTGACTTGCTTGGACTATTGAGCCCCATTGTCATTCGATGCAAAATACTTCTTCAAGAAATGTGGGTGCAAAACATTGGATGGGATGACCCATTAACTGAACATCTTAAATCATTATGGCTCCAAATTAAATCGGATTTAAATTACATACATAAAGTTGAAGTCCCCAGGTATGTTTTAACCTCAAATGATACTCTTGGAGAAATTCACGGATTTGCTGACGCCTCGCAACGAGCATATGGTTGTTGTATTTACTATCGAGTTTGTCTTAAGGGAGAATACAAAACGACCCttttaattgcaaaatccaAAGTGGCCCCAATTAAGGCACAATCACTACCACGGCTCGAATTGTGCGCAGCAGTATTGCTGAATAACACATGGCTCAAAATACaaccaaaaatttcaagttttgtcTCATCGATATATTTTTGGACTGATTCCAAAATCGTACTACAATGGCTTAAATTACATTCGTCGACGTTGAATTGTTTTGTGGCAAATCGTATTTCTGAACTACAGGAGAAAACAAGAAATGTTAGCTGGAGACACGTCCCTTCGAAGAGTAACCCTGCTGATGTGGTTTCGCGTGGATGTAGCGCGGAGGAAATTTCTAATACCATTTGGTTTAGTGGCCCTTCGTTTTTGGAAGAAGATATTACAAAATGGCCCGGAACTGAAGAACAATTGAACATCGAAATTCTCGAACGTAGAAAGGCAGCTGTTTTTGTGGCAAATTCATCAGAAGTCAACATCATAGATGACCTTCTCGATAAGCATTCttcctatattaaatttattagaaTAATTGCTTATATTTTTCGTATATTCAACAGATGTCCTGCTAAGAAAGATGTGAATATTTCTGATGTAATTCATTTGTCCCCAGATGAATTAGAAGAAGGTTTTTGGAGAATTGTGGCTCACATCCAGATGTGGTGTTTTGGTGCCGATATCAAATCACTGAGTAATGGTGGTCTGGTAAACCCATCGCTTCAAAAACTTTCACCATTTGTACATGAGATGACACTTGGAGCAACCACAGTCAAAATTCTTCGTGTTGGTGGTCGTTTGTCCCAAGCGCCCATTCCATATGATGCAAGATTTCCAGCACTATTACCAAAAGACCATCGCTTCGTTAAATTGTATATTGAGCATGTTCATCGCTCACATTTACACGCTGGAGCAAAAGTGTTGTTGGGACTATTGCGCCAGAAAATATGGATTGTAAACGCCAGAGATGTTGTACGCAAAGTTGTTCGCAATTGCGTTCATTGTTTTCATTACAAACCGAAATTGATGGAACAGTTGATGGGAAATTTGCCATCAGATCGACTTCGAGCTCAACGCCCATTTTTGATTGCTGGTGTTGATTTTTGTGGTCCATTCATGACGTCGTACCGTATCCGAGGAAAAGTGCCTTATAAAACATACATAGCTGTATTTGTGTGTTTCACTTCCAAGGCAGTTCATTTAGAACTAGTTTCGGACCTATCGACAAACAATTTCATCTTGTGTCTCAAAAGATTTGTTGGAAGACGTGGCATACCCCAAAAGTTGTATTGCGACAACGCCACTAATTTCGTTGGAGCACGTAACCAAATCaaagaattaaaagaaagtcTTTTTCGAGATGATGTGGTCCACGACATGAAATCACTTTGTTGTCAACTTGGTttcgaattttgttttatacctCCCCGTGCCCCACATTTTGGCGGACTGTGGGAAGCAGCCGTCAAATCTACAAAAACGCTACTTATAAAGAACGTTGGCAAAGCATATCTTACTTTCGAAGAGCTACAAACAGTCATAATTGACGTTGAGGCAATTTTAAATTCGCGCCCCATCGCTCCAATATCAAACGATCCCAATGATGGTGAAGCCCTAACGCCTGGTCATCTGCTTATTGGTTCTTCATTGGTTGCAGTTCCCGATAAACATATCGATTCATCCCAATCATCATTATTGTCTCGGTGGCAAAGGGTctcatttttgaaacaacaattttggcaaatgtgGTCCCGAGATTATATGCTATCTTTACAACAAAGGTCAAAGTGGTTCAAAGACAATAACAACATAAAAGAAGGGCAACTAGTTCTAATACATGAAGACAACACTCCGCCACAACAATGGTTACTAGCTCGTGTTACAAAACCTATTCTAGGCCGTGATGGAAAGGTTCGTGTGGTTGAACTGAAAACTAAATCTGGAATTTGTACTCGGCCAATTCACAAAGTGGCTCCCCTACCAAATAATGAAGAGGTTTGA